Sequence from the Synechococcus sp. HK05 genome:
CGGCTGGAAGCAGGGTGGCGTCTGGACCCGTTACCCCTCCGCCTTCACCTGGTCGCTGGAAGCACCCGAGGGGCACCTTCCCCTGGTGAACCAGTTGCGGGGTGTGAGGCTGATGGATGCGCTGCTGTCGCATCCGGGGCTGCAACAGCGCGTGTCGGCCTAGATCAGCGCGTCCGCTGCAGCGGTAGCTTCGAACCACTGGGCGGTGCCTCCGCCGGTTTGGGTTCGATGTCGCACCGTTGGGCCGATTTCATCACCCCATCCACCCTGCAGCTCTCGCCGCTGCTCGAGGTGTTGCTGGAGCCGATCAGTTGCGCCCAGCAGCTTGCCTCGCTGCAGCTGGGGTTGCAGGAGGTGCTGGTGAACGCGGTGCGGCACGGCAACGCCAACGATCCCGGCAAATGCCTGCGGGTGCGCCGCATCGTGACCCCGCGTTGGTGGGTGTTTCAGGTGCAGGATGAAGGCTCTGGCGTGCCCAGCCATGCCCGCTGTGGGGTGTTGCCGGAGCAAGCCGATGCCCTGTGCGGCCGCGGATTGTTTCTGATTCACTCCTGCTTCGATGACGTGCGCTGGAGCGCGCGCGGCAACCGGGTGCAGGTGGCCTTGCGCCGGCAGCGAGGGCCTCAGTAACCCTTTCTCAGTGACCGTGCCTCAGTGACCGTGGCTTGGACAGCCCGGATCTTTCAGTTCGCCGCGCAACCAACCCAGCCCATGTTCGAGGAGGGCGATGGCCTGCTGCCGCTGGGGTGTGGCAACCGGTGCATGGGCTGGATTGGCCGGATCCAGCAGTTGCACCAGGGCCGCCGCGATCTGTTCGGCGGCTCGCCGCTGCGGTTGGCCCTTGAGGGCATGCCACTGGCGGTTGTCGATGGTGAGCAGGCGATGCAAGGCCTCAGCCGTTTCGCGGCTGCCTTCCGGCCACGGTTCACGCGTTAACACTGGACGAAAGCTCGGCTGCAGGGCCATCCTGGCGCCATGCAGCAGCGTCCGAGGTCTCCCCACACGCCCATTCGCTGGCTGCATCAGCTGGCGAATCTGATGGCGCAGGTGTCACGGGCCGAACGGCTCCGCAGTGGCGACGACAGCCTGCAGGCCCGGCGCCTGCGTCAACGCATGGCATTGGCGCAGCGGGTGCTCGACCCCCTGCCCGCTCCGCTGCGGCCCAGCCATTGGAGCGAAACTGCCCTCTGGAGCGGCCTGCGCTGGGGTGGGCTCGGCTTGCTGCTGGCCCTGTGGCTCAAGCGCTGAGCCAACCCGAGCCTCAGGCGGCCAGTCGGATCAGGGGCTCGAGCTCGGGGCGATCAAGAAGGGTCGGTTCCACCTCGGCGCTGGCGCCATTCAGGGGAGGCGCCGGCTGCGCTGCGGGAAGGCGATTGCCCCTGAGCCAGGCGTTGTGGAGCGCCCGGCGGCGCTGATCTTCCGCCAACACCAGCCGGTCTGCCGCCACCACAGGGCTTTCACCAGGGAGCAGGGGCGTGCGCAGGCAGATGCCGAAGCCATGGGCTTCCACTTGCACACATCCCTCCATGAACACCGTCTGGAAGGTCCAGCCTGCCAACCAGCGCACGCTGAACGGATTGCTCATGCCCTCATCGCTTTGGGCGGACCCTATGGCGTTTGGGCGATCACCACGGCCCAATGTCAGGGCTTGGTGGCACTCCACACGCGGGTCATCAGGTGGGAGCTGGCGCGGATGCTGCTGAAGCCGGCGCTGCTGAGGCGGGCCTCGATGTCATCGCCGATGTAGTCGCGGTAGTAGGGCTCGTGGAACACGCGGCGGAAGTTGTCCATGGCGGTTTCGAACTGGGGCGAATCCGCCAGTTGCACCGAATCCGCCAGCACGAGCACACCGCCGGGTTCGAGCACGCGGAAGCAGTCGTTGATCACGTTCTGGCGGGCTTCTGCTGGCAGCTCATGCAGCAGGAACACACAGGTGATGCCCTGCATGCTGCCGCTGGCGAAGGGCATGGCCTCACCATTGCCCTGCACCAGCTGGGGGCATTCATTGGGCAGTTGGCTGAGCCAGCGGTTGGCCTGGCGCAGGTAGGAAGCGGAGAGATCCAATCCCACCAGTTGCGCCTGTGGCAGCGCCGCCCGCACCTGGCGCAGGGTGCGACCGGTGCCGGTGGCCACATCCAGCACCCGCAGCTGGGAGGCCGGTCGATCGCTGAAGGCCCGCAGGCCTTGTACCAGCGGCTTGATCACGCGGCGCCGCATGGGATCAGCGGTGCCGTTGAAGAGGATCTCCACCTGCAGGTCGTACAGCGAGGCGGAGTGATCGCTCAGATAGCCATCGGTTTGATGGTGGAAGTTCTGGAGGTAGTAGTCGGGATAGTTCTCGCTCTGCACCTCCCGCGGTAGGTCGGTCACGTTGCGCTCGCTGCGCCGGTTCCAGGTGCTGGGCATGTCGAGCCACACCATCGGATAGCGCGCCGCCCAATCCAGCCAGGGCGCGTCGAACAGCAGGCTGGTGGGATAGAGCCCCTGCTCGGCTTCCTCCCAATCGGTCTCCATCAGCGCTGCGTTGGCGGCCTGCAGATCCATCAGCATCTGCGGCGGAATCGGCCGCGTTTTGGGGGCACCCTGAGGCGCCACCAGCTCCATCAGCTTGGTGCTCACTTCCTTGTGGGCCACGCCCACCAGGCTCTTGCCCTGCTGCAAGGCCTGATAGGCGAGCTTGGTGAGGGTGTCAGCCATGGAGCTGGGCGAGGGTGCAGCGGTCTCCTATTCCAACGGATCCCAGCCGGCACCGTGATCGGTTGGGGCCAGGCGCCGTTCTGTGCCGCATTGAACCCAGATCACGATTCATGGAGCGCCTGGTATTTCCGTAGCAACCGCTACAGAATGAATGCAAGCGAATCCCCCGGAGGATGTGATGGGACCCTCAATCCACACCTCTCAGAGCGAGCCTCTGTTTGTGGAATGGATGCGGCATCGCCAACAGGAGCAGCGCCGCCACGAGCCGGTGGTGGCCCAGCGCCATGCCACTGCTGATGGCAGCGAGGCCTCCAACGTGCGTGCCCAGGAAGTGGCCTGGGCTGAGCGCCATGCCCACGACCGCCGTTTGCACGACAGCGCCATCGCCCAGCTGCGTCACGACTGAGCCGAGAACGACTCAGCCAGCCACAAAAAAGCCCCGGTTGAACCGGGGCTGCTGGAGACAGTCCGGCGCTGATCAGGCGTCGTAGTACATGGTGGACGAGTCACTGCCTTTTGTGCTCGACTAAAACCATTGCTATGACTGACCTGGGTTAATTTCGGCAAATCTCATCTTGGGGACCATCTTGGGGACATTTCTTGGGGACCCAAGCCCCTGGATCTGGCTGGGGGAGACGTAACGGGGTGAGACATGAAGCGTCCTGAGAGCCCCTGCCACGTCGTCCAGGCTGCAGCAACGGTTCACTCATTTCGGCAATGCTCCACAGCGCACGGCGATTCGGAGCACAACTCGATTGTTAAGACGACAAAGCTCCCACCAGCCCGGCAGGAAGGGCTTAGGTGCCCGCTCAGCACGAGAGCGTCAAAGACCTGATCGACAGCCTTGTCGGTTGGCTCCAGGTTGATGCCCTTTGCAATGCGCAGGAACGTCTGCTTGGTGGGAAGAAACTCAGTCATGCCCTGGTGTTAGCACCAATGCCGTTGAGAGGAATCTGAATCCCGTCCAGGTGTGTCGACCGATAGCCAGGAGCTTTGGCCTGGATCACCAGCCTGGCCTTCCTATCAGACAGGCCTCGTGCCTCCAGCTTCTCCGGCGTGAGGAGGTGGAGGCTTCGGCGACGATTAGATCGGCGGGTGCTTTGCCTCAGCTGTGCCCAGGCTTAATCCGTATCGCTCGGTCCGTCTCATTGGTTCGCCAGCAGCTCCTTGAGGCGCCGGGCTGCGGTGGGCCCGATCGCCAGTGGCTGCTCAAAACCATGAAAAAACAACAGCGTGAGCGAACGGGACACGCGCTTCAAGGTGCGCAGCGCCGCCAGGCTGATGATCGTGGAACGATCGAGACGTGGAAACTGGTCCTCCGGTAACAAGCCATCCCACTCGCCAAGCAGGCGGTTCAACACCAACGGATCACGATCCACCAGCTGGAGATGCGAGCTTTTGCCCATGGCCACCACCCACAGCACAGCATCCAAGCGGATCTGATCGTGGCAGCCTGAGCGATCAAGCCAGAAGCCTTCGGTGTCACTGGAGCCGGGATCGTTGGCATCAGCATCAGTCCTCGCCGCAAGCAACCGCTCCAAGCAGAGGGCAAGCCGCTCTGGACGAACCGGCTTAAGCAGATAATCGCGCACTCCAGCATCAAAAGCCTGGATGGCGAAATCGCGGTAGGCCGTGGTGATCACCACCTGGCAAGCGCCAGGAAGCATGGACAGAAGCGCTGATCCGTGGACGCTTCCGAGGCGAAGATCCAGAAACACAAGATCTGGTGGCGCCGCCTGCACCGCAGCAATGGCTTGCTCCAGGCAATGCGCCTGGGCCTGCACTCTCACCTGGGGATGCTGCTCCAATAAGGCCCTGAGATGCCTCATGGCAGCAGGCTCATCCTCCACCAACAAGGCCTCAAGCATGGATGAGCTGTCCCTGCCTGACGGGTAACTCCACCGTCACACGGGTGAGATCATCGTTGTTGCTGACGCGCAATGTGGCAGCCGACCCATAGAACAAATCCAGTTGTTGTCTGATCGCCTCCAAGCCGTAGCCTCCCCCATGGGCTGCTTGCCAGTGACCCGTGTTAGCCACAGACAAGATCAGGACTTGGCCCTCACAGCGACAGCGCACCTGAATCCGTAGCAAGCCATCGAAACCAGTAGAGCCATGCTTGAACGCATTTTCTACCAGGGGTTGCAGCAGAAACCGAGGCACCCGGTGCTGCAGCACGTCCTTGTCAACAAGGAATTCTGAGCGAAACCGTTCAGCAAAGCGAAGCTCCTGAACACTGATGTAGCCCTCGAGAGCATCCAGTTGCAACTGCAAAGGCTCCAGCAACTCAGGCTTTGCGATCGTGTAGCGAAGATAGTCTGCTAGGCCGTTCGATCCTTCCTGCACCGCATCGGGATCGTGGCGACAAGAAGCGATGGCGGTGAGACCATTCAATAAGAAATGGGGCTGAAACGCTGAGGTGAGAAACCGCAACTGGGCTTGAACCAACGCCTTTTCCTGCTGGCCTCGCCTGACTTCGCTGTGCTGCAGGTCACGAGCATTCAGAAACAGAAGGAAGAATCCAGCCCAAACCAGAAGACGCAGGAGTAACCCGCCATATGCAATCCAGGTTTTCGCAGCAAATTGCAAATCCGTATAGACATATTGATCAGCGAGACCTGGCAGCAATCGCATCAAGCCATGCACAACGACAATCAGGATGCTGACGAACAGAACCATGCTGATGAGCAAGACCACGGTTCGTCGCCTGCCCCGTAGTGAGCCCCAGCTTGAATTGCGCATGAACCGTCGTTGCATCCAAGCGCAGAACAGGAAACCAGGAATCGCCCAGAACAACATCAGTGCAACGCCAGATTCGGGCTGGATCGGCACATGCGCCCAACCCCAGCTGGAGGTGTAGGCATCAAGACCGATGGCGAGCCAGAACAGAGCGTTGAAGCACAACAAGCGATGGTTTCGCACCCAGACGATCCATTGGCGCCGCCTCATCGTCAACATTTGCATGGGTGGGTAGGAAACAAGATGGCACAACGAAACACACCGTGCAACAGCGTGAGCGTGCCATGGAGCTAGCAGTCTCCCTCGCCCCATGGTGATGACACGTTCATTCCCTGAAACGACCGATTCATTCCCGCCAAGCCCACCAGCGCTTGCAGGGGCAAGCATTCATTCACTAGAGGTGAATCACTCGAAATCCACTCACACCGATGGCCAGCTCA
This genomic interval carries:
- a CDS encoding DUF6439 family protein, coding for MALQPSFRPVLTREPWPEGSRETAEALHRLLTIDNRQWHALKGQPQRRAAEQIAAALVQLLDPANPAHAPVATPQRQQAIALLEHGLGWLRGELKDPGCPSHGH
- a CDS encoding class I SAM-dependent methyltransferase — translated: MADTLTKLAYQALQQGKSLVGVAHKEVSTKLMELVAPQGAPKTRPIPPQMLMDLQAANAALMETDWEEAEQGLYPTSLLFDAPWLDWAARYPMVWLDMPSTWNRRSERNVTDLPREVQSENYPDYYLQNFHHQTDGYLSDHSASLYDLQVEILFNGTADPMRRRVIKPLVQGLRAFSDRPASQLRVLDVATGTGRTLRQVRAALPQAQLVGLDLSASYLRQANRWLSQLPNECPQLVQGNGEAMPFASGSMQGITCVFLLHELPAEARQNVINDCFRVLEPGGVLVLADSVQLADSPQFETAMDNFRRVFHEPYYRDYIGDDIEARLSSAGFSSIRASSHLMTRVWSATKP
- a CDS encoding LytTR family DNA-binding domain-containing protein, whose protein sequence is MLEALLVEDEPAAMRHLRALLEQHPQVRVQAQAHCLEQAIAAVQAAPPDLVFLDLRLGSVHGSALLSMLPGACQVVITTAYRDFAIQAFDAGVRDYLLKPVRPERLALCLERLLAARTDADANDPGSSDTEGFWLDRSGCHDQIRLDAVLWVVAMGKSSHLQLVDRDPLVLNRLLGEWDGLLPEDQFPRLDRSTIISLAALRTLKRVSRSLTLLFFHGFEQPLAIGPTAARRLKELLANQ
- a CDS encoding copper-binding protein encodes the protein MSNPFSVRWLAGWTFQTVFMEGCVQVEAHGFGICLRTPLLPGESPVVAADRLVLAEDQRRRALHNAWLRGNRLPAAQPAPPLNGASAEVEPTLLDRPELEPLIRLAA
- a CDS encoding sensor histidine kinase, encoding MQMLTMRRRQWIVWVRNHRLLCFNALFWLAIGLDAYTSSWGWAHVPIQPESGVALMLFWAIPGFLFCAWMQRRFMRNSSWGSLRGRRRTVVLLISMVLFVSILIVVVHGLMRLLPGLADQYVYTDLQFAAKTWIAYGGLLLRLLVWAGFFLLFLNARDLQHSEVRRGQQEKALVQAQLRFLTSAFQPHFLLNGLTAIASCRHDPDAVQEGSNGLADYLRYTIAKPELLEPLQLQLDALEGYISVQELRFAERFRSEFLVDKDVLQHRVPRFLLQPLVENAFKHGSTGFDGLLRIQVRCRCEGQVLILSVANTGHWQAAHGGGYGLEAIRQQLDLFYGSAATLRVSNNDDLTRVTVELPVRQGQLIHA
- a CDS encoding ATP-binding protein, giving the protein MSHRWADFITPSTLQLSPLLEVLLEPISCAQQLASLQLGLQEVLVNAVRHGNANDPGKCLRVRRIVTPRWWVFQVQDEGSGVPSHARCGVLPEQADALCGRGLFLIHSCFDDVRWSARGNRVQVALRRQRGPQ